In a single window of the Microbacterium sp. SL75 genome:
- a CDS encoding acetolactate synthase large subunit — MSIDSPTAAIPRPPARTAPAPVMTGAQAVVRSLDLLGVTDVFGLPGGAIMPVYDPLMDDEHVRHILVRHEQGAGHAAEGYAAASGKVGVAIATSGPGATNLVTAIADAYMDSVPLVCITGQVFSTLMGTDAFQEADIVGITMPITKHSFLVKSADEIPGAIAAAFEIASTGRPGPVLVDITKDAQQAEAPFVWPPKIELPGYRPVTKAHGKQIQAAAQLLATAQKPVLYVGGGAIRSNASAELKVLAEATGAPVVTTLMARGAFPDSHEQHLGMPGMHGTVPAVLALQESDLIVSLGARFDDRVTGKAALFAPHAQVVHVDIDPAEISKIRTADVPIVGDLREVLIDLDAAFRAADAEHPHDYTEWWTYLNGLREEFPLGYTPTTDGLLSPQHVIQRIGEMTGPEGVYASGVGQHQMWAAQFIKYERPNAWLNSGGAGTMGYAVPAAMGAKVAQPERAVWAIDGDGCFQMTNQELATCVINDIPIKVAIINNSSLGMVRQWQTLFFDGRHSNTDLNTGHGTRRVPDFVKLAEAYGCLALRVEKEDEIDAAIQLALDTNDRPVVIDFVVSADAMVWPMVPQGVSNSYVQYARDHSPTFNEQED; from the coding sequence ATGTCCATCGATTCCCCTACGGCGGCCATTCCCCGGCCGCCCGCCCGCACCGCTCCGGCGCCCGTGATGACGGGAGCACAGGCGGTCGTCCGATCGCTCGACCTGCTCGGCGTCACCGATGTGTTCGGCCTCCCGGGCGGCGCGATCATGCCCGTCTACGACCCGCTCATGGACGACGAGCACGTGCGCCACATCCTCGTGCGTCACGAGCAGGGCGCCGGCCACGCCGCCGAGGGGTACGCCGCCGCCTCGGGCAAGGTCGGCGTCGCCATCGCGACGTCCGGGCCCGGCGCGACCAACCTCGTCACCGCGATCGCCGACGCCTACATGGACTCGGTGCCGCTCGTCTGCATCACCGGCCAGGTGTTCTCGACCCTCATGGGAACGGACGCCTTCCAGGAGGCCGACATCGTCGGCATCACCATGCCGATCACCAAGCACTCCTTCCTGGTGAAGTCGGCCGACGAGATCCCCGGCGCGATCGCCGCGGCCTTCGAGATCGCCTCGACCGGTCGGCCCGGGCCCGTCCTCGTCGACATCACCAAGGACGCGCAGCAGGCCGAGGCGCCGTTCGTCTGGCCGCCGAAGATCGAGCTGCCCGGGTACCGCCCGGTGACCAAGGCGCACGGCAAGCAGATCCAGGCCGCGGCCCAGCTGCTCGCCACCGCGCAGAAGCCCGTGCTCTACGTGGGCGGCGGCGCGATCCGCTCCAACGCCTCCGCCGAGCTCAAGGTGCTCGCCGAGGCGACCGGGGCTCCCGTCGTCACGACGCTCATGGCGCGCGGGGCCTTCCCCGACTCCCACGAGCAGCACCTCGGCATGCCGGGCATGCACGGCACCGTGCCCGCGGTGCTGGCCCTGCAGGAGAGCGACCTGATCGTCTCGCTCGGTGCCCGGTTCGACGACCGCGTGACCGGTAAGGCGGCGCTGTTCGCCCCCCACGCGCAGGTGGTGCACGTCGACATCGACCCCGCCGAGATCTCCAAGATCCGCACGGCCGACGTCCCGATCGTGGGTGACCTGCGCGAGGTCCTCATCGACCTCGATGCCGCGTTCCGCGCCGCCGACGCCGAGCACCCGCACGACTACACCGAGTGGTGGACGTACCTGAACGGGCTCCGCGAGGAGTTCCCGCTCGGCTACACGCCCACCACCGACGGTCTGCTCTCGCCCCAGCACGTCATCCAGCGCATCGGGGAGATGACCGGACCCGAGGGCGTCTACGCCTCGGGCGTCGGCCAGCACCAGATGTGGGCGGCGCAGTTCATCAAGTACGAGCGCCCCAACGCGTGGCTGAACTCCGGCGGCGCCGGCACCATGGGCTATGCGGTTCCCGCGGCCATGGGCGCGAAGGTGGCTCAGCCCGAGCGCGCCGTGTGGGCGATCGATGGGGACGGCTGCTTCCAGATGACCAACCAGGAGCTCGCGACCTGCGTCATCAACGACATCCCGATCAAGGTCGCGATCATCAACAACTCCTCGCTCGGCATGGTGCGCCAGTGGCAGACGCTGTTCTTCGACGGCCGCCACTCCAACACCGACCTGAACACGGGGCACGGCACGCGCCGCGTCCCCGACTTCGTCAAGCTCGCCGAGGCCTACGGGTGCCTGGCGCTCCGCGTCGAGAAGGAAGACGAGATCGACGCGGCCATCCAGCTCGCGCTCGACACGAACGACCGCCCGGTCGTGATCGACTTCGTCGTGAGCGCCGACGCGATGGTCTGGCCGATGGTCCCGCAGGGCGTCAGCAACAGCTACGTCCAGTACGCGCGCGACCACTCGCCCACGTTCAACGAGCAGGAGGACTGA
- the ilvN gene encoding acetolactate synthase small subunit produces MSRHVLSLLVEDKPGLLTRVAGLFARRGFNIESLAVGVTEVPGLSRITVVVDVEGLPLEQVTKQLNKLINVIKIVELDAASSVQREHVLVKVRADNASRSNVLEVVNLFRASVVDYAHDAVVIEITGDKGKVDAFLKAIEPFGVDAFLKAIEPFGVKELAQSGLLAVGRGGKSITERVLRG; encoded by the coding sequence ATGTCTCGTCACGTTCTGAGCCTCCTCGTCGAGGACAAGCCGGGTCTGCTCACGCGCGTCGCGGGCCTTTTCGCCCGTCGCGGCTTCAACATCGAGTCGCTCGCCGTGGGCGTGACCGAGGTGCCGGGTCTCTCGCGCATCACGGTCGTCGTCGACGTCGAGGGTCTCCCGCTCGAGCAGGTGACCAAGCAGCTGAACAAGCTGATCAACGTCATCAAGATCGTCGAGCTCGACGCCGCCAGCTCCGTGCAGCGCGAGCACGTGCTCGTCAAGGTGCGCGCCGACAACGCCAGCCGCTCCAACGTGCTCGAGGTCGTCAACCTCTTCCGCGCCTCGGTCGTCGACTACGCCCACGACGCCGTCGTGATCGAGATCACGGGCGACAAGGGCAAGGTCGATGCCTTCCTCAAGGCGATCGAGCCCTTCGGGGTCGATGCCTTCCTCAAGGCGATCGAGCCCTTCGGGGTGAAGGAGCTCGCGCAGTCGGGCCTTCTCGCCGTCGGCCGCGGTGGCAAGAGCATCACCGAGCGCGTTCTGCGCGGCTGA